One segment of Pan paniscus chromosome 20, NHGRI_mPanPan1-v2.0_pri, whole genome shotgun sequence DNA contains the following:
- the ZNF547 gene encoding zinc finger protein 547 — MAEMNPAQGRVVFEDVAIYFSQEEWGHLDEAQRLLYRDVMLENLALLSSLGCCHGAEDEEAPLEPGVSVGVSQVMAPKPCLSTQNTQPCETCSSLLKDILRLAEHDGTHPEQGLYTCPAHLHQHQKEQIREKLSRGDGGRPTFVKNHRVHMAGKTFLCSECGKAFSHKHKLSDHQKIHTGERTYKCSKCGILFMERSTLNRHQRTHTGERPYECNECGKAFLCKSHLVRHQTIHSGERPYECSECGKLFMWSSTLITHQRVHTGKRPYGCSECGKFFKCNSNLFRHYRIHTGKRSYGCSECGKFFMERSTLSRHQRVHTGERPYECNECGKFFSLKSVLIQHQRVHTGERPYECSECGKAFLTKSHLICHQTVHTAAKQCSECGKFFRYNSTLLRHQKVHTG, encoded by the exons GGTCGTGTGGTTTTTGAGGACGTGGCCATATATTTCTCCCAGGAGGAGTGGGGGCATCTTGATGAGGCTCAGAGATTGCTGTACCGTGATGTGATGCTGGAGAATTTGGCCCTTTTGTCCTCACTAG GTTGTTGCCATGGAGCTGAGGATGAGGAGGCACCTTTAGAGCCAGGTGTTTCTGTAGGAGTGTCACAGGTCATGGCTCCAAAGCCCTGTCTATCTACCCAGAATACCCAGCCCTGTGAGACATGTAGCTCACTTCTGAAGGACATTCTGCGTCTGGCTGAGCATGACGGAACACACCCCGAGCAGGGACTGTACACGTGTCCAGCACATCTTCACCAGCACCAAAAGGAGCAGATTAGAGAGAAACTTTCTAgaggggatggaggaagaccGACATTTGTGAAGAACCACAGAGTTCACATGGCAGGGAAGACCTTCTtgtgcagtgaatgtgggaaagcctttagccACAAACATAAACTTTCTGACCATCAGAAAATCCACACTGGAGAAAGAACTTATAAGTGCAGCAAATGTGGGATATTGTTTATGGAAAGGTCCACACTCAATAGACATCAGAGAACTCACACTGGAGAAAGGCCTTATGAGTGCAatgaatgtgggaaggcctttCTTTGTAAGTCTCACCTTGTTCGTCACCAGACAATCCACTCTGGAGAAAGGCCTTATgagtgcagtgaatgtgggaaatTGTTTATGTGGAGTTCCACACTCATTACACATCAGAGGGTTCACACTGGAAAGAGGCCTTATGGTTGCAGTGAATGTGGGAAGTTCTTTAAGTGCAACTCAAACCTCTTTAGGCATTACAGAATTCATACAGGAAAAAGGTCTTATGGttgcagtgaatgtgggaaatTCTTTATGGAAAGGTCTACACTCAGTAGACATCAGagagttcacactggagaaaggccTTATGAGTGCAATGAATGTGGGAAATTCTTCAGCTTGAAATCCGTCCTCATTCAACACCAAAGAGTTCACACTGGAGAACGGCCTTATGAATGCAGTGAGTGTGGGAAGGCTTTCCTTACAAAGTCCCACCTCATTTGTCATCAGACAGTTCACACTGCAGCAAAGCagtgcagtgaatgtgggaaatTCTTTAGGTATAACTCCACACTTCTCAGACATCAGAAAGTCCACACTGGATAA